The Pleuronectes platessa chromosome 13, fPlePla1.1, whole genome shotgun sequence genome includes a window with the following:
- the LOC128454650 gene encoding putative nuclease HARBI1 isoform X2 has protein sequence MACPFIEEPVDVEAQILRRHLHRERIIRPRLDVLSFPDEYLFERFRFSASSIIYINDILSPHIAHMTHRGHALSSEQILCIALRFFANGSFLYNVGDAEHVSKATVCRAVRNVTLALKRLLCTFVVFPSHRPTRLLKEEFHRIAGFPGVIGCIDGTHIPIIAPSINEGDYVNRKSVHSINVQIICDGAHMINNVEAKWPGSVHDSRMFRESTLSARFAGEFDGYLLGDRGYPCQRYLLTPYPDPEPGPQRHYNLAHCRTRARVEMTIGILKARFQCLRRLRVTPERACDIIVACVVLHNIATIRGEQCPTLSPCDPGINHTPPAYTRDGRAVRDMICVNHF, from the exons ATGGCGTGTCCTTTTATTGAAGAGCCAGTTGATGTCGAGGCGCAGATACTCCGCAGACATCTCCACCGGGAGAGGATTATTAGACCCCGATTGGATGTTTTATCATTCCCTGATGAGTATCTGTTTGAGCGTTTCCGTTTCTCTGCATcatctataatttatataaacgaTATTCTCAGCCCTCACATCGCTCACATGACGCATCGTGGACATGCTCTCAGTTCCGAGCAAATTCTTTGTATTGCACTTCGTTTTTTTGCCAACGGCAGTTTTTTGTATAACGTCGGTGATGCAGAGCATGTGTCCAAGGCAACTGTCTGTCGGGCTGTCCGAAATGTGACACTTGCACTGAAACGGCTACTATGCACGTTTGTAGTGTTCCCAAGTCACAGACCCACCAGACTTCTCAAAGAAGAGTTCCACAGAATTGCAG ggTTTCCAGGTGTGATTGGCTGCATAGATGGCACTCACATTCCTATCATCGCTCCTTCAATAAATGAAGGAGATTATGTGAATaggaaatctgtccacagcATTAATGTGCAG ATCATATGTGATGGAGCCCACATGATTAACAATGTGGAAGCGAAGTGGCCTGGGTCTGTGCATGACTCACGAATGTTTCGTGAGTCGACACTGAGTGCCAGATTTGCCGGTg AGTTCGATGGTTACCTACTCGGAGACAGAGGGTACCCCTGCCAGCGCTATCTGCTGACCCCTTACCCTGACCCTGAGCCTGGCCCACAGCGACACTACAACTTGGCTCACTGCAGGACACGAGCCAGAGTGGAGATGACCATCGGGATACTCAAGGCCCGGTTCCAGTGCCTTCGTAGGCTCAGGGTCACCCCAGAGAGAGCTTGTGACATTATAGTGGCATGTGTGGTTCTCCACAACATTGCCACTATTAGAGGAGAACAATGTCCTACTCTTTCCCCCTGTGATCCAGGTATTAATCATACCCCCCCTGCTTATACACGAGATGGAAGAGCTGTTAGAGACATGATATGTGTCAATCATTTCTAA
- the LOC128454650 gene encoding putative nuclease HARBI1 isoform X1 → MACPFIEEPVDVEAQILRRHLHRERIIRPRLDVLSFPDEYLFERFRFSASSIIYINDILSPHIAHMTHRGHALSSEQILCIALRFFANGSFLYNVGDAEHVSKATVCRAVRNVTLALKRLLCTFVVFPSHRPTRLLKEEFHRIAGFPGVIGCIDGTHIPIIAPSINEGDYVNRKSVHSINVQIICDGAHMINNVEAKWPGSVHDSRMFRESTLSARFAGVEFDGYLLGDRGYPCQRYLLTPYPDPEPGPQRHYNLAHCRTRARVEMTIGILKARFQCLRRLRVTPERACDIIVACVVLHNIATIRGEQCPTLSPCDPGINHTPPAYTRDGRAVRDMICVNHF, encoded by the exons ATGGCGTGTCCTTTTATTGAAGAGCCAGTTGATGTCGAGGCGCAGATACTCCGCAGACATCTCCACCGGGAGAGGATTATTAGACCCCGATTGGATGTTTTATCATTCCCTGATGAGTATCTGTTTGAGCGTTTCCGTTTCTCTGCATcatctataatttatataaacgaTATTCTCAGCCCTCACATCGCTCACATGACGCATCGTGGACATGCTCTCAGTTCCGAGCAAATTCTTTGTATTGCACTTCGTTTTTTTGCCAACGGCAGTTTTTTGTATAACGTCGGTGATGCAGAGCATGTGTCCAAGGCAACTGTCTGTCGGGCTGTCCGAAATGTGACACTTGCACTGAAACGGCTACTATGCACGTTTGTAGTGTTCCCAAGTCACAGACCCACCAGACTTCTCAAAGAAGAGTTCCACAGAATTGCAG ggTTTCCAGGTGTGATTGGCTGCATAGATGGCACTCACATTCCTATCATCGCTCCTTCAATAAATGAAGGAGATTATGTGAATaggaaatctgtccacagcATTAATGTGCAG ATCATATGTGATGGAGCCCACATGATTAACAATGTGGAAGCGAAGTGGCCTGGGTCTGTGCATGACTCACGAATGTTTCGTGAGTCGACACTGAGTGCCAGATTTGCCGGTg TAGAGTTCGATGGTTACCTACTCGGAGACAGAGGGTACCCCTGCCAGCGCTATCTGCTGACCCCTTACCCTGACCCTGAGCCTGGCCCACAGCGACACTACAACTTGGCTCACTGCAGGACACGAGCCAGAGTGGAGATGACCATCGGGATACTCAAGGCCCGGTTCCAGTGCCTTCGTAGGCTCAGGGTCACCCCAGAGAGAGCTTGTGACATTATAGTGGCATGTGTGGTTCTCCACAACATTGCCACTATTAGAGGAGAACAATGTCCTACTCTTTCCCCCTGTGATCCAGGTATTAATCATACCCCCCCTGCTTATACACGAGATGGAAGAGCTGTTAGAGACATGATATGTGTCAATCATTTCTAA